One Photobacterium sp. TY1-4 genomic window carries:
- a CDS encoding DUF6942 family protein — MSQPIGLGCPQFHLAAYLENRPNMLNYPTLAGHIPLVPGEIQAIGQACGNGWRKVFNVYAKLLYALETSLFPYALSVPTWQAYRDQCLLQQGSHTALLFSPPQLSTPDEHDQVTPVIHLIMGRTYAKRLIAEAKLTAPMEWLDNEFAINTEHRVIICPYFDYRQLSNLKIARLAELMKQLVTETHSGDSGG, encoded by the coding sequence ATGTCACAACCAATCGGCCTCGGCTGCCCCCAGTTTCATCTCGCCGCCTATCTTGAAAATCGTCCGAACATGTTGAACTACCCGACACTTGCCGGGCACATCCCGCTAGTACCGGGAGAGATCCAGGCAATTGGCCAGGCATGCGGCAACGGCTGGCGCAAAGTGTTTAACGTCTATGCCAAGCTCTTGTATGCGCTGGAGACTTCTCTTTTCCCCTATGCTCTTTCGGTGCCGACCTGGCAGGCATACCGGGATCAATGTCTGCTCCAGCAAGGCAGCCACACTGCCCTGTTGTTCAGTCCACCGCAGCTGTCCACACCGGATGAACACGACCAGGTCACCCCGGTCATCCATCTCATCATGGGCCGGACCTATGCCAAGCGGCTGATTGCCGAAGCCAAGCTGACCGCGCCCATGGAATGGCTGGATAACGAGTTTGCGATCAACACTGAGCACCGGGTGATCATCTGTCCGTATTTCGACTATCGTCAGCTCTCGAATCTCAAAATTGCCCGGCTGGCAGAACTCATGAAACAACTGGTGACAGAAACCCACTCAGGGGATTCAGGTGGATAG
- a CDS encoding TolC family protein, which produces MTSASVPEVAQAPSHALPVSQQAVSFSDAWQAVVSQNDALAAERANVDRARYLQDAARDMYLPQVTAGANYTRLDKAVEIKPSDIAESMPAGDAIAGLAQMAGINPAQIDQLFTSRLTDRDVFTSSLRAIWPIFTGGRITAAQEIAKGQHDEAGFLLAMKQQAKFEDLAKLYFGVAMTQHVLQTRMDVEQGLQKHFEHAKKLEQQGQIAKVERLQAEASYDKARVERQKAARDMEIAQVALTKMLKHSQPVLPSTPLFTNDSLPPMVAFIEKTLADYPGLKILDAKSRQAKGVIDVEKGKYYPEVYLYGNYSLHEDDSLAAKTAPDWAVGVGVNIPLLDRSGRSDKVKAAHSAVTQVNYLRAQAEQDLSVLVEKTYREAMQALEEYQGLASSLSLASENLRMREKAFSQGLSTSLDVVDAELYLASVRTQRSAAAYQYVISLSRLLAVSGEINRFNQYQQFQGVEVQS; this is translated from the coding sequence ATGACCTCGGCCAGTGTGCCCGAGGTGGCGCAAGCGCCAAGCCACGCCTTACCGGTGAGCCAGCAAGCCGTCAGTTTCAGCGACGCCTGGCAAGCGGTCGTCAGCCAGAACGATGCTCTGGCCGCGGAGCGGGCCAATGTTGACCGTGCACGTTATCTGCAAGATGCGGCGCGGGATATGTATTTGCCGCAGGTGACGGCTGGTGCCAATTACACCCGACTGGACAAGGCTGTTGAAATCAAGCCTTCCGATATTGCCGAGAGTATGCCGGCCGGTGATGCCATCGCCGGACTGGCGCAGATGGCCGGGATTAATCCGGCGCAAATTGATCAGCTGTTTACCTCCCGGCTAACCGATCGTGATGTGTTTACCAGTTCTCTACGGGCGATCTGGCCGATTTTCACCGGCGGTCGTATCACCGCGGCACAGGAGATCGCCAAAGGGCAGCATGACGAAGCCGGTTTTCTGCTGGCGATGAAGCAACAGGCGAAGTTCGAAGATCTGGCCAAGCTCTACTTTGGGGTCGCAATGACCCAGCATGTGTTGCAAACCCGGATGGATGTCGAGCAGGGGCTGCAAAAGCACTTTGAACATGCCAAGAAACTGGAGCAACAAGGACAGATTGCCAAGGTGGAACGTCTGCAGGCGGAAGCGTCTTATGACAAGGCCCGGGTAGAGCGTCAGAAAGCAGCGCGGGATATGGAAATCGCTCAGGTCGCCCTGACCAAGATGCTCAAGCATTCCCAACCGGTCCTGCCGTCCACACCGCTATTTACCAATGACTCGCTGCCGCCGATGGTTGCTTTCATTGAGAAAACACTGGCGGACTATCCGGGGCTGAAGATCCTGGATGCCAAAAGTCGCCAGGCGAAGGGGGTGATCGATGTCGAAAAAGGCAAGTATTACCCGGAAGTCTACCTGTACGGCAACTATAGCCTGCATGAGGATGACTCGCTGGCTGCCAAGACCGCGCCGGACTGGGCCGTTGGCGTCGGCGTGAATATTCCGCTGCTGGATCGCTCCGGCCGCTCGGATAAAGTGAAGGCAGCCCACAGTGCGGTGACCCAAGTGAATTATCTCAGAGCGCAGGCCGAGCAGGATTTGTCGGTGCTGGTTGAGAAAACGTATCGGGAAGCGATGCAGGCTTTGGAAGAATATCAGGGTCTGGCGTCGAGCCTGTCTCTGGCGAGCGAAAACTTGCGGATGCGGGAAAAAGCCTTCAGCCAGGGGCTGTCGACCTCGCTTGATGTCGTCGATGCCGAGTTGTATTTGGCCAGTGTCCGGACCCAGCGCTCGGCTGCGGCGTACCAGTATGTGATTTCCCTGTCGCGGTTATTGGCCGTCAGTGGTGAAATCAACCGTTTCAATCAATATCAACAATTTCAGGGTGTAGAGGTTCAATCATGA
- a CDS encoding AraC family transcriptional regulator, which produces MHATPALHASFIRAAFLQPLFLGIEKHYRLSVTALGIPPKLLAEPMALIPALDFHRWLAAIAELTQDPAFIIRIAPQLTFGDMGYLGNWLLSSPDLALAFRRINYGTSCLQSGAGFHGEQSGNMIKWCYDNHFSEGQPRLADSLRIAVLYTNTLRHFMGKDYHPKRVEISGPPCGNGQVEQFFGCEITWNAPTTKVWLDISVLEHGSNTPFAVHRPMLLSNFQLDELLNMPQPQDMAKVMYEMVTYACYYGFPTLDFVADRFQVSRQQLQRRLHTQGWTFTNVTSYVLCNLAIKYMLKDMPIGQIAAELGYHNVQSFSKAFRRQRGMTPTQYKDKLLERNLAGLP; this is translated from the coding sequence ATGCATGCAACACCTGCACTTCATGCCAGTTTTATCCGCGCCGCATTTCTCCAGCCACTCTTCCTCGGCATAGAAAAGCACTATCGGCTCTCGGTCACAGCGCTGGGGATTCCGCCAAAGTTGCTGGCCGAACCGATGGCGTTGATCCCGGCGTTGGATTTTCATCGTTGGCTGGCAGCCATTGCAGAGCTGACGCAGGATCCGGCATTCATCATCCGAATCGCGCCGCAACTGACATTCGGCGACATGGGGTATTTGGGCAACTGGCTGCTCTCAAGCCCGGATCTGGCATTGGCCTTCCGGCGCATCAATTACGGCACGTCTTGTTTGCAATCCGGCGCGGGGTTTCACGGCGAGCAGTCCGGCAATATGATTAAGTGGTGTTATGACAACCACTTTTCTGAGGGGCAGCCGCGGCTAGCCGACAGCCTGCGGATCGCCGTACTGTACACCAACACGTTACGCCATTTCATGGGAAAGGATTATCATCCCAAACGGGTGGAAATCAGCGGCCCCCCTTGCGGCAACGGGCAGGTAGAGCAATTTTTTGGCTGCGAGATCACCTGGAACGCCCCGACCACCAAGGTCTGGCTCGATATCTCAGTGCTGGAGCACGGCAGTAATACGCCGTTTGCGGTGCATCGACCGATGCTGCTGAGCAACTTTCAGCTGGATGAATTATTGAACATGCCGCAGCCACAGGACATGGCCAAGGTGATGTACGAAATGGTTACTTATGCCTGTTACTACGGTTTTCCGACCCTGGATTTTGTCGCCGACCGGTTTCAGGTATCCCGCCAGCAACTCCAGCGCCGGCTCCATACCCAAGGCTGGACATTCACCAACGTGACCAGCTATGTATTGTGCAATCTGGCGATCAAATACATGCTCAAAGATATGCCGATCGGCCAGATTGCCGCCGAGCTGGGTTATCACAATGTGCAGAGTTTCAGCAAAGCCTTCCGGCGCCAGCGCGGGATGACGCCGACGCAGTACAAAGACAAGCTGTTAGAACGAAACCTGGCCGGATTGCCTTAA
- a CDS encoding cysteine desulfurase-like protein has product MPFTPEAVRDAFPALSQIVNDQPVYFFDGPGGSQVPTPVLDAMTAYLGHYNSNLGGAFFSSEKTVEVVAKARSAAQALLGAPAAENIVFGANMTSLTFQLSRAISRDWQAGDEIIVTALDHYSNVSSWQQAAEDKGAVVHQVRVNEADCTLDYDHLISLLSDKTRLVAVTYASNTTGSLVDMQRVIAAAHQVGAQVYVDAVHYVPHALVDVQALGCDFLACSAYKFFGPHVGIAYIAPQWLQTLRPYKVEPATNQGPGRFETGTQSFEALAGFVAAVEYLAQWGEPGADLRQRLQQSYAQYQQHETALSRHFLACATQYPTIRLYGITDANRLHQRTPTFAIRIDGVTPGDVAVHLGKQNMCVWNGHFYAQGLCEQLGVMADGGVIRIGLMHYNTTTEIDQLFAALAPFLQR; this is encoded by the coding sequence ATGCCGTTCACGCCTGAAGCCGTACGTGACGCATTCCCGGCCCTGAGCCAGATCGTCAATGATCAGCCGGTTTACTTTTTCGATGGTCCGGGGGGATCGCAGGTGCCGACGCCGGTGTTGGATGCGATGACTGCCTATCTGGGTCATTACAATTCTAATCTTGGCGGCGCTTTCTTCTCCAGTGAGAAGACCGTTGAGGTCGTTGCCAAGGCACGCAGCGCCGCTCAGGCACTGCTGGGCGCACCCGCTGCCGAAAATATTGTCTTCGGGGCCAACATGACCTCGCTGACATTCCAGCTCAGCCGCGCGATTAGCCGCGACTGGCAGGCTGGTGATGAAATTATCGTGACCGCGCTGGATCATTATTCCAACGTGTCGAGCTGGCAGCAGGCGGCAGAAGACAAAGGCGCGGTGGTCCACCAGGTGCGAGTCAACGAAGCGGACTGTACCTTAGATTATGATCATCTGATCTCGCTGCTGAGCGACAAAACCCGGTTGGTGGCGGTGACCTATGCGTCCAACACGACCGGTTCGCTGGTGGACATGCAGCGGGTGATTGCGGCGGCGCACCAGGTTGGCGCGCAGGTTTATGTCGACGCAGTGCATTATGTCCCGCACGCGCTGGTCGATGTTCAGGCGCTGGGCTGTGATTTTCTGGCCTGCTCGGCTTACAAGTTCTTTGGGCCGCATGTTGGGATCGCGTATATCGCGCCGCAGTGGCTTCAGACTTTGCGTCCTTATAAAGTCGAACCGGCAACCAATCAGGGGCCGGGTCGCTTCGAAACCGGCACTCAGAGCTTTGAAGCATTAGCCGGATTTGTGGCCGCAGTCGAGTATCTTGCCCAGTGGGGCGAGCCGGGGGCGGATTTGCGTCAGCGATTGCAGCAGAGCTACGCGCAATACCAGCAACATGAAACGGCGCTGAGCCGACATTTCCTGGCTTGTGCTACGCAGTATCCAACTATTCGTCTGTATGGGATCACCGATGCAAACCGTCTGCACCAGCGCACGCCGACCTTTGCGATTCGCATTGACGGGGTGACGCCGGGGGATGTTGCGGTCCATCTGGGCAAACAGAATATGTGTGTCTGGAACGGCCACTTCTATGCGCAGGGGCTGTGTGAGCAATTGGGCGTGATGGCCGATGGCGGGGTGATCCGAATTGGCTTGATGCATTACAACACCACAACAGAGATCGACCAATTGTTCGCCGCACTGGCACCGTTTTTACAACGCTGA
- a CDS encoding MFS transporter: MSLFSMPFVDSGVDTALHVVATVVLVGGIGAAAYGFWRIHELPIQKAHHKEHHQLGLITALTWIGFIWHWVWVVAVVIAFVDGEQALRRIRDIWKGEPAVGEASVLADIQAETASVTGNTHPQQEMDHA, from the coding sequence ATGAGTTTGTTCAGTATGCCGTTTGTCGACAGTGGGGTAGATACCGCCCTTCATGTGGTCGCGACGGTGGTCCTGGTGGGGGGGATTGGGGCAGCAGCCTACGGGTTTTGGCGCATTCATGAATTACCGATCCAGAAGGCCCATCACAAAGAGCATCATCAGCTTGGATTGATCACCGCGCTCACCTGGATCGGTTTTATCTGGCATTGGGTGTGGGTGGTTGCGGTGGTCATCGCCTTCGTTGATGGTGAGCAGGCACTACGGCGGATCCGGGATATTTGGAAAGGGGAGCCAGCCGTTGGGGAGGCGTCTGTCTTGGCCGACATTCAGGCTGAAACAGCGTCGGTGACCGGGAATACACACCCACAACAGGAGATGGATCATGCTTGA
- a CDS encoding HlyD family secretion protein, producing the protein MLEGLAVWALFIYLLRLVGMPWNKFTQGFSVLGGIGWLLFVWVGLITFTPMDMSGGSVVQSPHVQLRPPSTQIKGHVAQIYVAPNEKVQQGQLIYELDREPYQIALNKAKATLAQEEAALLMARENIGIAWETALAAEKEIEITRNKWVAAKEDLKLKQAILNRYLEQNSVVQHTITDTQMDEQRTAVAVARAESVALASQLEMHQLTAKKTMLDWEKTQLAVNSQQAEVVHEQASVAQAQWELDNTKVYAPADGYLNNFILREGQYVGLIPRMQMYIDEKYVLMRVNHQAIRNVKVGQRGEFTSAVYPGKIFSVEVEGIVEATGEAQGNLLGRDDSVRQVTGQNAMNKHHFVRLKIDEPDGYDIPVGSVGLAWISAEKPIGFLGFLDVIRGIIIRMKSQIFYIWSM; encoded by the coding sequence ATGCTTGAGGGATTGGCCGTTTGGGCGTTATTCATTTACCTGCTGCGTTTGGTCGGCATGCCGTGGAACAAGTTCACTCAAGGCTTTTCGGTACTTGGGGGGATTGGCTGGTTGCTGTTTGTCTGGGTCGGCCTGATCACCTTTACCCCGATGGATATGTCCGGCGGCTCGGTGGTGCAGTCACCGCATGTGCAGTTGCGTCCGCCTTCCACGCAGATTAAAGGTCATGTGGCACAGATTTACGTTGCGCCGAATGAGAAGGTACAACAGGGGCAACTGATTTATGAACTCGACCGCGAGCCGTATCAGATCGCGCTGAACAAGGCTAAAGCGACGCTGGCACAAGAGGAAGCGGCGCTGTTGATGGCCCGGGAAAATATTGGTATTGCCTGGGAAACGGCGCTTGCTGCTGAGAAAGAGATTGAGATCACCCGCAACAAGTGGGTCGCGGCGAAAGAGGATTTGAAACTTAAGCAAGCCATCCTGAACCGTTACCTGGAGCAGAATTCGGTGGTACAGCATACCATTACCGATACCCAGATGGATGAGCAGCGCACGGCCGTAGCTGTGGCCCGTGCCGAGTCGGTTGCACTCGCTTCGCAACTTGAGATGCACCAGTTGACGGCTAAGAAGACGATGCTGGATTGGGAGAAAACTCAACTGGCCGTGAACAGCCAACAGGCGGAAGTCGTGCATGAGCAGGCAAGCGTAGCTCAGGCGCAGTGGGAACTGGACAACACCAAGGTGTATGCCCCGGCCGATGGTTATCTGAATAACTTTATTCTGCGCGAAGGGCAGTATGTCGGGCTGATACCGCGGATGCAGATGTACATTGATGAAAAGTATGTGCTGATGCGGGTGAATCATCAGGCGATCCGCAATGTGAAAGTGGGCCAGCGGGGGGAATTTACCTCAGCGGTTTACCCGGGCAAGATCTTCAGTGTGGAAGTTGAAGGGATTGTGGAAGCGACCGGCGAAGCGCAGGGGAACCTGCTGGGCCGCGATGACAGTGTTCGTCAGGTGACCGGCCAGAATGCGATGAACAAACATCATTTTGTTCGCCTGAAAATTGATGAGCCGGATGGTTACGACATCCCGGTCGGCTCTGTGGGGCTGGCATGGATCAGTGCCGAGAAGCCGATTGGTTTTCTGGGTTTCCTTGATGTGATCCGTGGGATCATCATTCGGATGAAGTCGCAGATTTTCTATATCTGGTCGATGTAA
- a CDS encoding cation:proton antiporter gives MQTGLAPLIFELCTIIISAAILGTLFLYARQPIILAYIAAGIIIGPQGLNLIHNAGNITQIGNLGVILLLFLIGLNLQPKKLLQLFKESSLVTFATSGFFFLVSLIVALACLFPLGESLIIAAAMMFSSTVIGLKLIPTTTLHHKHMGEVMTSVLLIQDLLAISVLIFLNIGGGNAIIIAFAMMLLKFTGLCLLAYVGVRYIILPLFSRFDVIQEYSFVMTLAWCFFLAELGHQAGLSYESGAFVAGVSIAVSRVSQVISIHLKPLREFFLILFFFAIGARMDLAAGNLYSLLGIGFGILLVPIKSWGFNKALTLAHENPGLTRELGARLSQASEFSFLVAYTATNNDMLSPAATLFIQTTTITTFVISTYWVVRRYPTPISIDNTLRRD, from the coding sequence ATGCAAACCGGTCTGGCCCCCCTGATCTTCGAGTTGTGTACCATCATCATCAGCGCGGCCATTCTCGGGACGCTGTTTCTCTATGCCCGTCAGCCGATCATCCTGGCTTACATTGCAGCCGGGATCATCATCGGTCCACAGGGATTGAACCTGATCCACAATGCTGGGAATATCACGCAAATCGGCAACCTTGGCGTGATCCTGCTGCTGTTCTTAATCGGATTGAATCTCCAGCCGAAAAAACTGCTGCAACTGTTTAAAGAAAGCTCCCTGGTTACTTTTGCCACCAGCGGCTTTTTCTTTCTGGTGTCACTGATCGTTGCCCTGGCCTGCCTGTTTCCCCTGGGCGAATCGCTGATCATCGCCGCAGCCATGATGTTTTCCAGTACGGTCATCGGCCTGAAACTGATCCCCACCACCACCCTGCATCACAAACACATGGGGGAAGTAATGACCAGTGTCCTGCTGATCCAGGATCTACTGGCCATCAGTGTACTGATTTTTCTCAACATCGGGGGTGGGAATGCGATCATCATCGCCTTCGCCATGATGTTGCTGAAATTTACCGGGCTTTGCCTGCTGGCTTATGTCGGGGTTCGCTATATTATTCTGCCGCTGTTCAGCCGCTTTGATGTGATCCAGGAATACAGTTTTGTCATGACGCTGGCCTGGTGTTTCTTTCTGGCAGAGCTGGGGCATCAAGCCGGGTTATCGTACGAGAGCGGCGCATTTGTGGCCGGTGTTTCGATTGCCGTCAGCCGGGTATCACAGGTGATTTCGATTCACCTGAAACCGCTGCGGGAGTTTTTTCTGATCCTGTTCTTTTTTGCCATCGGTGCCCGGATGGATCTGGCCGCAGGCAATCTCTACAGCTTACTGGGGATCGGGTTTGGCATTCTGCTAGTCCCCATCAAATCCTGGGGGTTTAACAAGGCCTTAACTCTGGCGCATGAGAACCCCGGATTGACCCGTGAGTTGGGCGCCCGGCTCAGCCAGGCCAGTGAATTCTCATTTCTGGTCGCCTATACCGCCACCAATAACGACATGTTGTCCCCGGCCGCAACCTTGTTTATCCAGACTACCACCATCACCACATTCGTCATTTCAACCTACTGGGTGGTAAGGCGCTACCCGACGCCGATTTCCATCGACAACACCCTCCGTCGGGACTGA
- a CDS encoding ISAs1 family transposase, whose protein sequence is MSIEAFSQYFGDLHDPRQSAKICYPLFDVLFLTVCATIAGAEGWEDIEDFGEAHFQWFQQKGLFTSGLPVHDTIARVISRLDPSQFQECFINWMQAVTERSDGELIAIDGKVLRSSYNRESRQSTIHMVSAFATANSVVMGQLKTNAKSNEITAIPELLNLLDIKGCLISIDAIACQTNIASTIIDKGGDYLLAVKGNQETLAKAVRQALSAKISIQSAPENVTVEQSHGRIEAREYHVLPAGELVQQFPDWKGLKSIGVTIGYRIDKSGKESLEYRYYISSAELEKERFATAVRGHWGIENSLHWVLDASMNEDACQIYRGDAAEIMACFRHIALNMLRAETSKKASIRRKQNIAAMNTAYLDKVLLAGFKAVSEK, encoded by the coding sequence GTGAGTATCGAGGCTTTTTCTCAGTATTTTGGCGATCTGCACGACCCTCGTCAGTCTGCGAAAATCTGTTATCCCTTATTCGATGTTCTGTTTCTTACTGTTTGTGCGACGATTGCTGGAGCTGAGGGCTGGGAAGACATTGAAGATTTCGGTGAAGCACATTTTCAATGGTTTCAGCAAAAAGGACTTTTTACATCTGGACTTCCTGTTCACGACACCATTGCTCGTGTTATCTCACGCCTAGATCCAAGTCAGTTTCAGGAGTGTTTTATCAACTGGATGCAAGCCGTTACTGAGCGCTCAGACGGTGAGTTAATCGCTATCGATGGTAAGGTGTTGCGTAGCTCATATAACCGCGAAAGCAGGCAATCTACGATTCATATGGTTAGTGCCTTCGCCACGGCCAACAGCGTAGTTATGGGCCAACTCAAAACCAATGCGAAGTCGAACGAGATCACGGCAATACCGGAACTGCTTAACTTGCTGGACATCAAAGGCTGCCTGATTTCGATTGACGCAATAGCCTGCCAGACCAACATCGCCTCAACCATCATTGATAAAGGTGGTGATTATTTACTTGCAGTTAAAGGTAACCAGGAAACATTGGCTAAAGCTGTACGTCAGGCGTTGTCTGCGAAGATTTCGATTCAGAGCGCCCCTGAAAATGTCACGGTGGAGCAAAGCCACGGACGAATCGAAGCCCGAGAATATCATGTACTACCTGCTGGTGAGTTGGTACAACAGTTTCCTGATTGGAAAGGTCTAAAGAGCATCGGCGTTACCATTGGTTATCGCATTGATAAATCAGGTAAAGAGTCACTCGAATATCGCTATTACATCAGCTCTGCTGAGTTGGAGAAAGAGCGTTTTGCCACCGCAGTGCGTGGCCACTGGGGAATTGAAAACAGCCTGCACTGGGTACTTGATGCATCAATGAACGAGGATGCTTGCCAGATTTATCGCGGAGATGCAGCTGAGATCATGGCCTGTTTTCGGCACATTGCACTGAACATGTTGCGAGCCGAAACCTCGAAAAAGGCTAGCATTCGACGTAAACAGAACATTGCAGCGATGAATACCGCTTATCTGGACAAGGTGTTACTGGCTGGTTTTAAGGCGGTGAGTGAAAAATGA
- a CDS encoding 2OG-Fe dioxygenase family protein translates to MHSSFERTLQLAQLSGKAVSDLSSSFNFLPKTGHADGEYRLRRYSIVKLNQGLVEHLPARPFVQSDDINTFQGNVSRSFEPLEEAIVSSDGMREMCEVFKSANGLVDEQEIEIHQIRISAIDEETQVAPEGVHQDGFDHLAVIGIGRHNIEGGEFLVYKDKTELPFLSMALAEGEVALLDDSQLWHNARPIKAVKKDEQGYLDLFVLTAKELNHAVHA, encoded by the coding sequence ATGCATTCTTCTTTCGAACGTACGCTTCAATTGGCTCAACTGAGTGGTAAGGCGGTGAGCGATCTTTCCTCATCTTTTAATTTTCTGCCGAAAACCGGCCATGCGGACGGTGAGTACCGGCTGCGTCGCTACTCAATTGTGAAGCTGAATCAGGGGCTGGTTGAGCATTTGCCGGCGCGCCCGTTTGTCCAGTCGGACGATATCAATACGTTCCAGGGCAATGTCAGCCGCAGCTTCGAGCCACTGGAAGAGGCAATTGTCAGTAGTGACGGGATGCGCGAAATGTGCGAAGTCTTCAAGTCCGCCAACGGTCTGGTCGATGAGCAGGAAATTGAAATTCACCAAATTCGTATTTCGGCTATTGATGAAGAAACTCAGGTTGCACCGGAAGGGGTTCACCAGGACGGGTTTGATCACCTGGCAGTGATCGGGATTGGCCGTCACAACATCGAAGGCGGTGAGTTCCTGGTTTATAAAGACAAAACAGAATTGCCGTTTTTGAGCATGGCCCTGGCGGAAGGTGAGGTTGCCTTGCTTGACGACAGCCAGCTGTGGCACAACGCTCGCCCGATTAAAGCGGTGAAGAAAGATGAGCAAGGATATTTGGATCTGTTTGTACTGACTGCCAAGGAGCTTAACCATGCCGTTCACGCCTGA